From a single Pseudomonas serboccidentalis genomic region:
- a CDS encoding LysR family transcriptional regulator, whose protein sequence is MNRNDLRRVDLNLLIVFETLMHERSVTRAAEKLFLGQPAISAALSRLRSLFDDPLFVRTGRSMEPSARAVEIFALLSPALDSISTAVSRAAEFDPATSTSVFRIGLSDDVEFALLPMLLKRLRAEAPGIVLVVRRVNYILMPGLLASGEISIGVSYTTDLPANAKRKVLRRSQPKLLRADTVPGPLSLDDYCARPHALVSFAGDLSGFIDEELEKLGRKRHVVLAVPQFNGLSTLLAGTDIVATVPDYTADALTAAGGVRAEDPPLPTRTFELHMAWRGSQDNDPGERWLRSRIQMFFGDPESL, encoded by the coding sequence ATGAATCGTAATGACCTGCGTCGTGTCGACCTGAACCTGCTGATCGTGTTCGAAACACTGATGCACGAACGCAGCGTGACCCGCGCCGCCGAGAAACTTTTTCTCGGCCAGCCGGCGATCAGTGCGGCGCTCTCGCGCCTGCGCAGCCTGTTCGATGACCCCCTGTTCGTGCGCACCGGCCGCAGCATGGAGCCGTCCGCCCGCGCGGTGGAAATCTTCGCCCTGCTCTCGCCTGCCCTCGACTCCATCTCCACGGCGGTCAGCCGTGCGGCGGAATTCGATCCGGCCACCAGCACCTCGGTGTTCCGCATCGGCCTGTCCGACGACGTCGAATTCGCCCTGCTGCCGATGCTGCTCAAACGCCTGCGCGCCGAAGCACCGGGGATCGTGCTGGTGGTGCGCCGCGTCAACTACATATTGATGCCGGGCCTGCTCGCTTCCGGCGAAATCTCCATCGGCGTCAGCTACACCACCGACCTGCCGGCCAACGCCAAACGCAAAGTCTTGCGTCGCAGCCAGCCAAAACTGCTGCGCGCCGACACCGTGCCCGGCCCGTTGAGCCTCGACGACTATTGCGCGCGTCCGCATGCATTGGTGTCGTTCGCGGGCGACCTCAGTGGGTTTATTGATGAAGAGCTGGAGAAACTCGGCCGCAAGCGACACGTAGTGCTGGCCGTGCCGCAGTTCAATGGCCTGAGTACGTTGCTGGCCGGGACTGACATTGTCGCGACTGTTCCGGATTACACAGCGGATGCGCTGACGGCTGCGGGCGGCGTTCGGGCGGAAGATCCACCGTTGCCGACGCGCACCTTCGAGCTGCACATGGCCTGGCGTGGGTCGCAGGATAATGACCCGGGGGAACGCTGGTTGCGGTCGCGGATTCAGATGTTTTTTGGGGACCCTGAGAGTCTTTAG
- a CDS encoding type II toxin-antitoxin system HipA family toxin: MLEQVNVFYEGWGERWQWGTLVSTTALTGRPLIVFEYSNEARQRGLELSSYTLPLEGAQLRRDFPDHQLHLPGPVYDSLPDGWGMLLMDRMFRRRGLTTARIGSLERLAYVGSNAMGAMTFEPVAPEGQESEVHIPLEQLAAEVQEVLRGDGGEFLQALLLVGGSPQGARPKALVYRDPETGGFTTAVTPGFEAWLIKFPAKEEHAEVCAIEMVYAECLRMCGIETPDTQYFSLPDGLAAFASKRFDRRDGLRVPMQSLAAFTGANYRSPGVLDYVNFLRATQMCTNDVREMAVAFERAVFNVAFNNRDDHPKNFAYIMSQDGQWRLSPAYDVTFCEGPGGYHQLDVMGEALAISRSQMLRLADEAEVPPDVAGRMIDGICDVAGRFATIAESLYPQVITRDTLRTIQGRIDQNVARLHHGHASSGRR; this comes from the coding sequence ATGCTTGAGCAGGTGAACGTCTTCTACGAGGGCTGGGGTGAGCGATGGCAATGGGGCACGCTAGTCTCCACGACCGCCCTGACCGGTCGCCCACTGATCGTGTTCGAGTACAGCAATGAAGCCAGGCAAAGGGGCTTGGAACTGTCCTCCTACACGCTGCCGCTGGAGGGGGCTCAGTTGCGCCGAGATTTTCCAGACCACCAACTGCACTTGCCAGGGCCTGTTTACGACTCGCTGCCGGATGGGTGGGGGATGTTGCTGATGGACCGTATGTTCAGGCGCCGCGGGCTCACCACGGCGCGCATCGGTTCACTGGAACGGCTGGCCTACGTCGGTAGCAATGCGATGGGGGCCATGACGTTTGAGCCCGTGGCACCCGAAGGGCAGGAGTCTGAAGTCCACATCCCGCTGGAACAGCTTGCCGCCGAAGTGCAGGAAGTACTACGTGGAGACGGTGGCGAGTTCCTGCAGGCGTTGCTGCTGGTGGGCGGATCGCCTCAAGGTGCGAGGCCTAAGGCCCTCGTCTATCGCGATCCCGAAACTGGCGGATTTACCACGGCCGTCACACCGGGCTTTGAAGCATGGTTGATTAAATTCCCGGCCAAAGAAGAACATGCCGAGGTGTGCGCTATCGAAATGGTCTACGCCGAGTGCCTGCGCATGTGCGGTATCGAGACCCCTGACACGCAGTACTTCAGTCTGCCTGATGGGTTGGCAGCGTTTGCCAGTAAGCGATTTGACCGCCGGGATGGTCTGCGCGTACCCATGCAAAGCCTCGCTGCCTTTACGGGGGCAAATTACCGGTCTCCGGGGGTGTTGGACTACGTCAACTTCTTGCGGGCAACACAGATGTGTACCAACGACGTGCGAGAGATGGCGGTGGCCTTCGAACGTGCTGTCTTCAATGTTGCGTTCAACAACAGAGACGATCATCCCAAAAACTTTGCCTACATCATGTCGCAAGACGGTCAGTGGAGACTGTCGCCGGCTTACGACGTGACCTTCTGCGAGGGGCCAGGTGGATATCACCAGTTGGATGTGATGGGGGAAGCCCTGGCGATTTCCCGCTCGCAAATGCTTCGGCTTGCCGACGAAGCCGAGGTGCCCCCGGACGTTGCAGGCAGAATGATTGACGGCATTTGTGATGTGGCGGGCCGGTTTGCAACCATCGCCGAGAGCCTATACCCACAGGTTATTACTCGAGACACCTTGCGCACGATCCAAGGCCGCATCGATCAGAACGTAGCTCGGTTACACCACGGTCACGCGAGCAGCGGTCGCCGTTGA
- a CDS encoding class I SAM-dependent methyltransferase yields MGMAYSSSESSEALRKKADTFLQDANFDEALSCYKASLAHDPQNIKALHNFAKLHEKNGSITKAISLYRAAIDEHCFDDETAMFLYKSLADCAEASGKSNLAIWAYSKASKSEKFPFHEIAFACLESLRKVKLNDYDEEITDLLGPLLLVDNLDRQIIADIYFDNLGRKIKKIFNIANPFKTSNISNQLVEEKSIDFFLSGFAVRNIQVEMALRKMRKAYLTAFSEQIFSAADNRLINLIAQQQSRSGAIWGVEEIEESLLSELRSALETKVIDDSFVKITCSILAMYEAPISKIQNRKWGKTCPWPSYWDNSGIIFKLESANPDHVCASFYTENPYPQWSEKPTYSVADLDDDLKSLVINNQGEIAGETTDYILIAGCGTGQQAIRAALTYPKCRVVGLDISLASIEFANIKKVEFRITNLSFILGDLSKIQNIGLSFRLIECVGVLHHMKDEFLALRSLLSHLTPQGVLKVGLYSSLARRPIRRLAQICMEKQIKFNSESIESVRTVAIDNSEIFGLESITSSHDFFDRYSCNDLLFHPRERGYCISEIKEICAELDCEFAGFQTSTFAGDEHFIKFDSTAENLEINFDWWSKTEEEIPSMFGNMYIFWLRPKRSS; encoded by the coding sequence ATGGGTATGGCATATTCTTCTAGTGAAAGCTCTGAGGCATTAAGAAAAAAAGCAGATACATTTTTGCAGGATGCAAACTTCGATGAGGCGCTCTCATGTTACAAAGCTTCCTTAGCCCATGACCCACAAAATATAAAAGCCTTACATAATTTTGCGAAGCTGCATGAAAAAAATGGGAGTATAACAAAGGCAATCTCATTATACCGCGCAGCAATTGACGAGCACTGTTTCGACGATGAAACGGCAATGTTTCTTTACAAGAGTCTTGCAGATTGTGCAGAAGCCTCAGGAAAATCCAACCTGGCGATCTGGGCCTATAGTAAAGCGTCTAAATCAGAAAAATTTCCATTCCACGAAATTGCTTTCGCCTGTTTAGAAAGCTTAAGAAAGGTCAAACTAAATGATTACGACGAAGAAATTACTGACCTTTTAGGTCCCCTTTTGTTGGTAGATAATCTGGACAGGCAAATTATTGCCGACATTTATTTTGATAACCTAGGCCGAAAAATAAAAAAAATTTTCAATATTGCAAACCCATTTAAAACTTCAAACATATCAAACCAATTGGTAGAGGAGAAAAGTATAGATTTTTTCCTTTCTGGGTTTGCTGTAAGAAATATCCAGGTAGAGATGGCTCTGCGGAAAATGCGCAAAGCGTATCTAACAGCTTTTTCGGAACAAATATTTTCGGCTGCCGATAACCGACTGATCAACTTAATAGCCCAGCAACAAAGTCGTAGTGGTGCAATATGGGGGGTCGAAGAGATAGAGGAAAGTTTATTGAGCGAATTGAGAAGCGCTCTAGAAACAAAAGTAATCGACGACAGCTTTGTGAAAATAACTTGTTCGATACTTGCAATGTATGAAGCGCCTATATCTAAAATCCAAAATCGCAAATGGGGCAAGACATGTCCCTGGCCGAGCTATTGGGATAACTCTGGTATTATTTTTAAATTGGAATCAGCAAACCCTGATCATGTGTGTGCAAGCTTTTATACCGAAAATCCATATCCCCAGTGGTCTGAAAAGCCAACATACTCTGTCGCCGATCTCGATGACGACCTTAAATCACTTGTGATCAATAATCAGGGGGAAATAGCCGGAGAAACCACTGATTATATATTGATCGCTGGGTGTGGTACAGGTCAGCAGGCAATTAGAGCTGCGCTAACATATCCCAAATGTAGGGTTGTTGGGTTAGACATAAGCCTTGCAAGTATCGAATTTGCAAATATCAAGAAAGTGGAGTTTCGGATCACAAATCTTAGCTTTATTTTGGGTGATCTTTCAAAAATTCAAAACATAGGCTTGAGTTTTCGACTAATTGAGTGTGTCGGTGTTCTCCATCATATGAAAGATGAGTTTTTAGCATTACGCTCGCTCCTAAGTCATCTCACCCCCCAAGGGGTCCTTAAGGTCGGCCTTTATAGCTCGCTCGCCAGAAGACCAATTCGACGACTAGCCCAGATATGCATGGAGAAACAGATAAAATTTAATAGCGAAAGCATTGAGTCTGTTCGTACTGTAGCCATCGACAACTCCGAAATTTTTGGCTTGGAAAGTATTACGAGTTCACATGATTTTTTTGATAGGTACTCATGTAACGACCTGTTATTTCACCCCAGAGAGCGCGGATACTGCATATCTGAAATTAAAGAGATTTGTGCAGAACTTGATTGCGAATTTGCCGGTTTTCAAACCAGCACATTCGCGGGGGATGAGCACTTTATAAAGTTTGATTCCACGGCCGAGAATCTAGAAATAAATTTTGATTGGTGGTCCAAAACAGAAGAGGAAATCCCTTCAATGTTTGGGAATATGTATATATTTTGGCTGAGACCAAAGAGGAGTAGTTAG
- a CDS encoding helix-turn-helix domain-containing protein produces MLDLSFSKPSEVVKRLCDRLRTERLALDMTQADLAGRAGIGTNTVSNLEAGRNVGFENVVRVAMALGRTKELEGLFLPKLESIEDIRRYENSANRLRTKRKSGNA; encoded by the coding sequence ATGTTGGATTTAAGCTTCAGCAAGCCGAGCGAGGTCGTCAAGCGCCTCTGCGATCGTTTGCGCACAGAGCGCTTGGCGCTGGACATGACACAAGCCGACTTGGCCGGACGTGCCGGCATCGGCACCAACACCGTGTCCAACCTTGAAGCCGGGCGCAATGTCGGGTTCGAGAACGTGGTCCGGGTGGCGATGGCCCTTGGCCGAACCAAGGAACTCGAAGGCCTGTTCCTGCCAAAGCTGGAAAGCATCGAGGATATTCGGCGCTACGAAAACAGCGCCAATCGTCTCCGTACAAAGAGGAAGTCCGGCAATGCTTGA
- a CDS encoding carbamoyltransferase C-terminal domain-containing protein — MEILGFNIGHDGHICSIKDGKLIYSYENEKDNGARYSSTSLTAAVTHSLQGFMNSDCIAVSGWAEGLHPTGYPIDGGYLGLNVAEKTLSTPGKNFTWVECSHEVSHIVSSYAMSKWADTDSCYVLLWEGYIGNFYFIDSNLNITLLEKILESPGLRYAFAYGLADPSFNLRPGYARLGDAGKMMALTGYGRKKKPTTAQQYALDYILSCESAITTLDKKDLLSSPLYNIGVESTEFCDFAKMLSDRLFEIFLDKVTHHVTTMHPLVISGGCGLNCEWNTNWRNSGLFSDVFIPPCTNDTGVGIGASAIAQKKITGKVAVDWSVYSGQNFVFDTEITKFSMSKLDFREICRLLLNGEVICWVQGRCEIGPRALGNRSMLAAPFDKETAEKINRIKQREKFRPVAPVCLQEDASLHFEGCIESKFMLEFFRVINPDLQAVTHIDGTARVQTVSHQDNVTLYQLLCEFKKQTGVGVLCNTSLNEKGKGFINRLSDLEEFCANKSINRFVVNDVMYTARSEEFQDCEST; from the coding sequence GTGGAAATATTAGGATTCAATATTGGTCATGATGGGCATATATGCTCAATAAAAGATGGCAAGCTCATTTATAGTTATGAGAACGAAAAAGATAATGGCGCAAGATATTCTTCGACTTCACTAACTGCCGCTGTGACACATTCACTGCAAGGATTTATGAATTCAGACTGCATTGCAGTCAGCGGCTGGGCAGAAGGCCTACATCCAACAGGCTATCCAATAGATGGTGGCTATCTAGGGTTAAATGTAGCAGAGAAAACACTCAGCACTCCAGGAAAAAACTTTACATGGGTAGAGTGCTCTCATGAGGTGTCACACATTGTGTCCTCATACGCAATGTCAAAGTGGGCAGATACGGATAGTTGTTACGTGTTGCTGTGGGAAGGGTACATAGGGAATTTTTATTTCATCGATTCTAATCTAAACATAACATTGCTGGAAAAAATACTAGAAAGCCCGGGCTTGAGATATGCTTTTGCATACGGGCTTGCCGATCCGTCTTTCAATTTACGACCGGGGTATGCGCGCCTAGGTGACGCCGGAAAAATGATGGCGCTCACTGGCTATGGGCGCAAAAAAAAACCTACAACTGCACAACAGTACGCTCTAGATTATATTCTAAGTTGTGAGTCTGCTATCACGACACTTGATAAAAAAGATCTATTGTCCAGCCCTTTGTACAATATAGGCGTAGAGTCTACAGAGTTTTGTGACTTTGCGAAAATGCTCAGCGACCGCTTATTTGAAATTTTCTTGGATAAAGTTACGCATCATGTAACAACGATGCACCCTTTGGTTATATCCGGCGGATGTGGGTTGAATTGCGAGTGGAACACTAATTGGCGAAACTCTGGATTGTTTAGTGATGTCTTTATACCACCGTGCACTAATGATACAGGTGTCGGTATAGGTGCCAGCGCGATAGCCCAAAAAAAAATTACAGGAAAGGTAGCAGTTGATTGGTCAGTTTATTCAGGGCAGAACTTTGTCTTTGACACTGAAATCACAAAATTCAGCATGTCAAAGTTAGACTTTAGAGAAATATGTCGTCTGCTTTTAAACGGTGAGGTTATTTGCTGGGTGCAAGGACGATGTGAGATAGGCCCTCGTGCTTTGGGAAATCGCTCAATGCTCGCTGCACCTTTCGATAAGGAAACAGCAGAAAAAATCAATAGAATTAAACAGCGGGAAAAATTTCGTCCAGTTGCACCGGTTTGCCTCCAAGAAGATGCCTCTCTGCACTTTGAAGGATGTATTGAAAGTAAATTCATGCTGGAGTTTTTTCGCGTAATCAATCCCGACCTGCAAGCGGTGACTCACATTGATGGCACCGCGCGGGTTCAAACTGTATCACATCAGGATAATGTAACTCTCTATCAACTATTGTGCGAGTTCAAAAAGCAAACGGGGGTTGGGGTGCTCTGCAACACATCCCTTAATGAGAAGGGTAAAGGTTTTATCAACAGACTCTCTGATCTTGAAGAGTTCTGCGCGAATAAATCAATCAACCGCTTTGTCGTAAACGATGTAATGTATACAGCGAGATCTGAGGAGTTCCAAGACTGTGAATCTACCTAA
- a CDS encoding SagB family peptide dehydrogenase: MIEAVVNQDIIITVSSEKIGLWNLISGEQYEIYERSYWARIFELVSRPDLLDFSKSEDVGLYEAGLILINEDARNYERNLQSNGNWGWDQISRIFHLGSKHITMDDGVINDTTKREIGYLDYCESIFPNIPEIEIEREGELIELPPYDGQAFRSETLEKTLRARSTSRKFVKDPISLQAVANILYMTFGKIHGDLRKDEMEQRGLVTVGYRRSSPSAGSLQATEAYIIVQNVEGLAAGVYHYRSHQHKLTLLSTDLTIPLDKALCYQDFALDAGLLVILTSRFDKLWWKYPHSRAYRSALMDVGHLSQTFNLVTTAHGLNTWLTGFFIDDLLNQQLRIDSHKEHTIFVLAAGHGAPDPVNPGIELALASLRA; the protein is encoded by the coding sequence ATGATAGAAGCAGTCGTCAATCAAGATATTATTATCACGGTTTCATCAGAAAAAATTGGACTTTGGAATTTAATCTCTGGAGAACAATACGAAATTTATGAGAGATCTTACTGGGCAAGGATTTTCGAACTGGTGAGTAGGCCGGACTTGTTGGATTTTTCAAAAAGTGAGGACGTTGGATTATACGAAGCTGGATTAATTCTAATTAATGAAGATGCCCGCAACTACGAGCGCAATTTACAAAGCAATGGAAATTGGGGGTGGGATCAGATCTCAAGGATTTTTCATTTGGGCAGTAAACATATAACGATGGATGACGGTGTAATAAATGATACGACCAAGCGGGAAATAGGGTATTTGGATTATTGCGAAAGCATATTTCCAAATATTCCTGAAATCGAGATTGAGCGAGAAGGTGAACTAATAGAGTTGCCGCCCTACGATGGTCAGGCATTTCGCTCAGAAACCCTAGAGAAAACGTTGCGGGCTCGTTCTACGAGTCGAAAGTTCGTCAAAGATCCAATCTCCCTACAAGCCGTCGCAAATATTTTGTATATGACGTTTGGAAAGATACATGGAGACTTAAGGAAAGACGAAATGGAGCAAAGGGGATTAGTTACAGTTGGCTACCGGAGGTCTTCGCCAAGCGCCGGTAGCCTTCAGGCCACAGAGGCTTATATCATTGTGCAAAACGTCGAGGGGTTGGCAGCCGGAGTTTACCACTATAGATCGCACCAGCATAAGCTTACTTTACTCAGTACCGACCTGACGATACCACTCGACAAAGCGCTGTGCTACCAAGACTTCGCTCTAGATGCTGGTTTACTTGTAATTTTGACATCTCGCTTCGACAAGCTGTGGTGGAAATACCCACATTCGAGAGCTTATCGTTCAGCACTTATGGATGTAGGGCATCTATCCCAGACTTTTAATCTCGTTACGACAGCGCATGGTTTAAACACTTGGCTCACAGGTTTTTTTATTGATGATCTTTTGAACCAGCAACTGAGAATAGATTCTCATAAGGAACATACCATTTTCGTCCTGGCTGCTGGGCATGGAGCACCAGATCCGGTTAATCCGGGAATCGAACTAGCACTTGCAAGTTTGCGTGCCTGA
- a CDS encoding MFS transporter, producing MNLPKVKGYWCLCGVRFSTSIALWIDFILIFSVLTFGFHSSTEKIGLAAAMYGIPPLILGPVFGRMIDKVNLFQFIPISFTLRCAASCLLFVASTEDIFLLLVFFKGLSNLGSAASEIVLTRKLLDDSDIPKNTAFITVVDQFIKVCSPLVAGVVASLSDKSSGFLFSALFSLAGLIFSIALWRLHGKTLKTHTATERTLGSLAAIRKLYASGPSTQLFLLCSLAQSGVLGFYDSMLGTLLKTLSLGPSAFGIVVSATALGGVSAGFAFKYLYPSKALLCSTISLMIYGVCIMFSGVVAILQLPFALVLFIAVFFLSGIAYSLTSMAFAVTLQKSCSPSHLGFISSSARSLTLTLLIGGPVIGGFVGRITSIETVFMIAGLSAIVIGLALHLKYAQAVIDRTLEA from the coding sequence GTGAATCTACCTAAAGTCAAAGGCTACTGGTGCCTATGCGGCGTGCGGTTTAGCACTTCAATCGCGCTATGGATCGATTTCATTCTTATTTTTTCAGTGCTTACCTTTGGTTTTCACTCTAGCACCGAGAAAATTGGGTTAGCAGCCGCCATGTACGGAATACCACCTTTAATATTGGGGCCAGTATTCGGCAGAATGATAGATAAGGTAAATTTGTTTCAATTTATACCTATAAGCTTTACATTAAGGTGTGCAGCGTCCTGCCTGTTATTTGTAGCCTCAACAGAAGATATTTTTCTGTTGTTAGTGTTCTTTAAAGGGTTGTCTAATTTAGGCTCCGCAGCTTCAGAAATTGTTCTCACTCGTAAATTACTTGACGATAGCGACATTCCAAAAAACACTGCATTCATTACTGTGGTTGATCAATTTATTAAAGTTTGCTCTCCCTTGGTGGCGGGCGTCGTCGCATCGCTATCGGACAAGTCTAGTGGTTTCTTATTTTCTGCTTTATTTTCGCTGGCAGGACTAATCTTCAGCATTGCTCTCTGGCGCCTACATGGTAAAACGCTTAAAACTCATACAGCCACAGAAAGAACTCTTGGCAGTCTAGCTGCTATACGGAAGCTTTATGCATCGGGGCCTTCGACCCAACTTTTTTTATTGTGCTCACTAGCCCAGTCTGGGGTGCTTGGTTTTTACGACTCAATGTTAGGAACACTGCTTAAGACATTATCGCTAGGTCCATCTGCATTTGGTATAGTGGTTAGTGCCACTGCACTTGGCGGGGTCAGTGCCGGCTTCGCTTTCAAATATCTTTACCCTTCAAAGGCTTTACTATGTTCTACTATTTCATTGATGATTTATGGCGTTTGCATCATGTTTTCAGGTGTGGTCGCGATCTTGCAGTTACCTTTCGCACTTGTATTATTTATAGCGGTATTCTTTTTGTCAGGCATCGCCTACAGCCTCACATCCATGGCGTTCGCGGTTACCTTGCAAAAAAGTTGCTCCCCGTCTCATCTCGGGTTTATCTCATCTAGCGCACGGAGCCTGACGCTGACTCTGTTAATTGGTGGGCCTGTCATCGGAGGTTTTGTTGGACGTATAACTTCGATTGAAACGGTTTTTATGATCGCGGGTTTATCTGCAATTGTAATTGGGCTTGCTCTCCATCTCAAGTATGCACAGGCTGTAATCGATAGGACCTTAGAGGCTTGA